The nucleotide window AGACATGTTGGTTCCAGCGGATGATATTGTATATGCCAAGGCCGCTGATGCACAATAGCCAAGTCAGAACAACTGGTGCAAACAGAATTCCAACCCGATGTGTACCATAGTGTTGAAGTGCAAACAAACATACTAAAATGAAGCATGTTATTGGTACCACCGCATCTGCATACATGGATGTTTCATCAGACAAGATATTGATCTATGATTTATATGGTTTCTCATAACTAATTTGCATCAGACACAATTACAAGATGATTTTATCTTAGTGCAATTCAATTTCATGGGCTTATCAGTCTGTGTTCTAACTTTCCTTGGACTCCTTTAGATATCAACCAACATTAAATTTACAGCTAAGCACTGGCATCATTCATGTTGTTCCAGAGGACAATTTTAGAAGCAtaattcattaattgactaaCAATCTTAAAATAACATTCTCAGATCAAGTTAGTTACTTCAAACAGAAGTATTCATATTTGCTATATTCAAGGTTGTGGTTGTTTTAGTTTCTGCTCTATTGGCTGTTTCATGCAGAATAATATAAGTAGAACAAGTCGTAGGTTTGCAAAGATAATATTCAAATAATGAGGTCATTGATGATTTAATTGGCATTTTGCTACAACCAAATGGTCAAATCTATCAGAAAGTTGCATTCAAATAACAGTAGTTATCAGAGAATTACAGTTAGATGGCCATGGTCCACACTCCGTATGTAAAACCTGAACAGAATTAAGGATGAAGGAGAATATAGACACCATAAGGGAACCCTGAAGAAAGGAACTAAGAGGAACAAAAGGCTCAGAAAGAAGGAAAATGGCTCTTACACAAGGATAATTAAATCCTTgagtttgtgaagatttatgcagcTTAGATTTGAGCAGAAGCTCTACACCAAAAAGGAAcaatagataaatgacatgatatATGGAGTTATCAAGCTAATAAGGATTTTCCTGCATATAACAATCTAGTGATTGTTTCAACATACTGTATCACACCatgaaaaaggtgaaagtattgaAAAGGGAGTTTGCAACTTTCTCATTCATCGTAACGCTAGTGAAACAGTCTCTGTTACACACccccaaaaaaaaagaagcatccaaagaaaaaaaaagaagcattcaTGAATTAGCTAATTTTACATTCATGGTGATGCTTGGACATGGACAGCTCAAGCCCTGAAACTGCAGAAAAAACTGGAGACAAAAGGAGAAGGTTAGCAGAATCATAAGGTATCTTTACAGAAGTATAGGAAAGCAAAATGATGATCGCACGTACCTGATATGGCTGGAGTGAGAACTCCATCACCAATTACCATACAGGTACCGAGCATAACTACAATCAACAGAGCAACATGCAGGCTCTTGTGCTTCTCAAGCCAAATTTTGATCCTTGACCTGTTTGTTGTTTCCGGAGGGTGCTCATATTTGTAAGTAGAGAGATCTTCATCTGCAACCTGTCTGTTTGGCAGAAGGCTTACGTTTGCATGTCGACATATCAAAGAGTACAATGCAAAAGTACCTCCTGCAAAATAATCAATTAGACATTGAAAACAGGTCAATCTCATTGCTGCAGAAAAGATATCTCAATGGCTACAGACTTACCCTCGCCATTGTCATCAGCCCTTAGAACTATAAAGACATATTTGAAGAGAGGAACTAGTGTAAGAGTCCAGAATACAAATGACAGTGCACCAAAGATCTCTTCATTTGTTTCTGAATGTGTGATATCTTCCGCAAATGTACTCTTGAAGACATATAGAGGAGATATACTCAAGTCTCCATAAACCACACCCAAGCTCTGATATGCCAGAAACAGCATGGTCTTCCAAGAATCTTTCTGAAAATCAACTAAAGTCTTTCAGCAAATAATCTAAATTTCAAATAAGAAGAGCAAAACACCAATGTCTTCATCACCAAAGTTTGTCACATCCACTTGTAAGTCGCAATCACTATCACTGTCTCAAGAAATCTGCAAGAAGAAAGTAACAACAGAGACTAATAAAGCAAAAGGCTAGACCTTCTGAAATATCGGGATGCTCCCAATCTCGGGATCCATTGTTCAACTGGAACTTTATTCTTCAGGTACAATCGCTATCTCAGAGCTACTTTCACCGGAAGATCTGCATTATGACAGCATAAATATCCGAGAATTGTAATATAAGCAAACCACAAAAAAGAAGATTTCAGACAATTTATTTCAAAGCTCAGCAAGCAAAGATAACCTCCCACACACATAATGCTCTGCCCAATCCCAAACTTAACCCTAACACAATCAATCTCCCACAGAATAGTCCCTTGAACATCGGCTTTCAACACAATTCCTCTATTGTTAAACAAAACAATAAAAAGTGGGTTACCTTATCATGTCATGCTGATCAGAAACTAAGGAGAAGAAAGTTTAACATTGATAGAAATGAAGAAGCCATGTGCAACATAATCTACCAACACACAAAGTTCAAATGTTGCTACTCCCACATGGCCAACTAAATTTTTATCAGCTCCACAGACTTTGCATCAAATAGGTAGTGGATTTCAAGGtaaaagaagggagaaaggatAGCCAAAATGTCAAAAGCAAGGAAAAAGATGGCGGGGCAATGAAAATACCAGAAGTTGGAGGAAGAAAGCAAGGGGAGCAAATCCACATGAGCTTCACAGGCACACTCGTCATATCCAACCACAAAGGGTACTGGTAGCATTAATGTGGTGAGACTTTGCAACCAGaaaaaatctaaattaaataTGTCTTTTCAACCAAAAGCTAGTCATAAAATCCACTTATTTAGCAATTTCAACACAATGGATATCAGATTATTCGAACTCACTGGCCCTTCGAAAAGGTAGTTCAAAGAATCATAAAAATGCGATTTTTACGACGAGTTTTCACTCAAGAACGAAGCAATGAAAGCGAGAACGCCGAGAAGGGAAGCACACACACCATGTGGATGGAGAAGAGCGGATTGGAGAGCACTGGGGTGGGCCAGACCGGTCGAGCACCGCTGCTGCATTGCGACACGACACAGCCGAAAGCGATCGTTACCACTCGCGCCTAACGCACCAGGACCGACCAAACCCTAACCTTCCAAATCCTCGCCGTCGCCTCTCCTCCTCTCGCCCGTTGCTACTTTCTTTGTCCTTATCGCTGCCTTCCTTCCCCTCACACGACAGCAACACCAACGCAGAACCTAAAAGATCGAGACTTGACCATCTTCTAGCACTATACTACTCTTTAATGGAACAACTGACAAGTCCCCGATCAAACGCCTCGGCGGTCCTTCCTCATTCCCCTCTACTCGCCTTCGATATCTTCCTATCTCCTCGAATTAATGCGAGACCTGCCACCAACTAGAGCCATTAAATAGCCGCCCACCCATATGGCCCTCGAATCGCCTTCCAAAATCCCatctttacgaagaaagctcggcGAAATCTAAACCCCATTGCAAGGATTTCAGCTCAAGATAATCATCCAAGCAATGCTTTAGGAGATTCAGCGATCCATTCCCTCGCCATTATTGCCGCTTCTCCGACGGGTTTACCGAGAGTGAGATCTGTGAACAGGCCGGGGAGAAGCCGGGACGAAACAATTGTTTAACGACAATTATTGGTACTCATTTACACTTACCCCTCTACGTACCCTTCTTATTATTGGAAACGTCGTCGCTGCCTTGTGCACGATGCAGGTCGGGTATCAAGTGAGTAGAAAATAAGCGGGTTGGAAAAGTGTGCTCGTATTATAATATATCGCTACGTTATGTCGGCACCGCAAAATCCGAAATGTCGGAATAAATGTCTGGTGATTGGGATCACGCTTTAATTAACTCAAATCTTATCGTATGCGTATCTTTTAGCGGTCTGTAATTGGACCAAATTTAATGTTTGTATCATTATATACATGAACAAGAAATATCTCATTCCaaacaaaaattaatttatagttttattttttggTGTTATGTTGTGCTCTTATCCTAGACTGATAAAATCATTTAATCTCACATTGATTAATGAGTATGGGAATAAGCATTCATAAACGATCGACCAAATGATCCCATATCGTATGTTAATAACATAAAATCATCTTTATCAGTAGTACATGCCAATCAGTAATCGATAGTACTCTTTTCGATACCAAAGCACGAaacgtatacatacatatgtatatgtataccgaATTCTCTTTTTTACCGAGGGAGCAACAAAGGAGTCCGTCGGAGATCGCTAATTGATCGCCAAGGTTTGAGAATTCCCTCTTCCCGCCCCTCCTCCAATCGCTGCATGCTTCTTGCTTCTCGATGCGCTAAGGGTACCAATTTCGGTTCCGGATCGTGATCTTTCGCTCTCAAAACGCGCTTCGGATCGGTCAGATTGCTTGAGATTTGTCCCTTTTCTTGCCATTCCCGTCAGATTGGTAAACTGATCCGATTTGCTTGCTTTCATCTTCTGTTCTGCTGAGGATTGGATGAAAAGCCtcgtctctttcttttcttttggggcCTTTTGCGGATTTGATGTGTACTCTGATGTTACAGCTTTATGTAATTTGATCTGTTCTTAGATCTTTGGTTGGGAACGGTTTTCGGAGAAAGAAAACAGGGGATTGTGTGATTATGTACTTGGATCTTGGTGTTGAAGGTGGGGGAGGAGTAGGTTAGTCGGGGATCTCTCAAGTATATCCCGTATGTTCTTGGGGTCTGCCTTTTCCGAGGAATGTATGATTAGCTTGTGAAACTGGGGGTCCAAATAGCTCGAAAGAGTTGTAGGTGGAAGGAGGACAACCATACGGTTGGCCCTTTTCTCGAATTACCACAACTCGATTTAGTCCTCGAAGACAAATTCTAGGGTTCTAGCGTTTTTTTTCTTCACATTACCTGACCTATGACCATTCAATGAAATTATTTGTACTCTGATCGAGTTAATTTTTTGGTGCAGTTCTAAAGATGGAATTTTCATGATGCCTCACAATTGAGATTCTGGTGGCCAGCATAGAACCAATTGAGACCTTCGCTTGTGACAAGCCACCAGGTCAGTAACGTAATAAACTTGGGTTTTATCCTCTTTTTCATCCTCAGCACGAAGGGGCATTTAAGCAAGAGAGTTTACCAACGTAAAAGTTCCTGAAAAAGAATGTGTCAACTTTGCCTTGACTTCTCATCAAGATATCTCAGTTATGGCTTCTTTCGATCTTATCCTCCTATGCATGCCATTGTGGTTGTTTCTGATAATTCTGCAAGTATTTCTTTTAATTAGAATTGATGCTCCGTTGccttcaacagaatagagaacacTTCCAGTTTTCATTGAGGACCTACAAAATAAAACTATGTCGGACAGCACCTTTTGAAGTGAATCATGATCTCATAAAATTTCATTTTAACGACCTTTTATACCTTCCATACtacaattctaattggcttaataAACTTTCTAAATCAAATTATATCCACATTGTGTtttatagatttttatttttttttgttgctgCAAAGGGTAAGTGATGAAGGCAAGATTCAAGCTCAAGGCCTTGCGATATACTATTATTGTCTTCACCAACTAAACTATGTGACACCTTCagttttataaatattaataCAACTCAATATAGGATTGTAAAAACATCCGAAATAGCCTATAATGCGAATGATGgaaattttgttgaaatttgactCTTCTCTATAATATACCTTAATAGGATCTTTATCTTGACCGCGCATTTGGTTTCTTTTCTAGGCTATGCATCACAGTTGGTGTTTATTAGAAATTAGTTTACTTTTCATATTCAATACAATCTGGCACAAGTAAACTAGCACTGTTATTTTGACCCTTCAGCTTTGGCCACTTGTAGACCCAAAGATTAGAAATGCTTTCTAGCAAAGCTGTAACTTACCAAATGATAGTTTTGCTATCATGGCCTGTTGAATTCATCATGTATCTTTTCCTGCTGTGTAGACAAAAGATTTTATAAAAGGTGGACATCTGTGTTTTCGGATCTATAATCATGGCTTGTTCAAGTGATAATCTTTTCTGAAGTAATTGCTTGTGAACAATACTTGGAAGTGCGACTTGGTAGAAATTAGACATTATCAGAGAGGATCTTGCTCGCATATATGTAGCTGAATTAACATCTGTTGTTGCCCACCTTCATGCAAATGGTATAATGCACTGGGACCTCTAGCCTGAGAATGTTCTCCTGGATGCAGATGATCATGTGAGACCTTCTTTCTCTTGTTCTGCTTTTTTTCCAATCTGCTGTCTTTCTCAATTTTCCCAAGAATGGGTTTCACTAGATCAAACTTCCAATCTGCATCTTTCTCAAGTTTGTCATGTTCTTTTAGGCCATGCCAACTGACTTTGGTCTGGCAAAGAAGTTTGATGAAAACACTAGATCAAACTCCCTCTGCGGAACACTGGTATATGGCACCTGAAATCGTTCCCCGAAAAGGGCCATGATAAAGCTGCTAATTAGTGGAGTGTTGGAATTCTTCTGTTTGAGATGCTGACAGGGAAGGTTGGTTTTTCCTCACCACTCATCGCATTAGCATTTTATGCATGTTTAATGTTTTGGTTGATATGCAAACAATCTTTCTACGGAGCACGTACATTAACTTTTATGATGCTTAATCTGGAGATGTGGGCTTGCGTCTTGAAACTACTAGAAGAAATGGATCTCTACATAGTTTTGATGATGGTTATGCTTGCGTTCAAGTGGAAAGTTCTTAGGCTATTATTTTTCCTTGGTCTCAATTGCTGCAGAGAGAAGCAAACAAGCGCCTTGGAAGTCGCAGTGGCCCTCGCAGCGGCGGCAATGAGATAGAGAACCATAAGTGGTTCAAATCTATTGCTTGGAAAAAAACTGATGCAACGGGAGATCCGGCCTAGTGTTTCTGGACACGGTTGCATTTCCAACTTTGACGAGCGATGGACGACCATGCTGGTGTTGGACTCACCGATTTCCGGCCCAATTGCTGGAGAAAACGACGTACGTGAGGTCCGCTCCTTTTCTTCAGAAGCCGAGTACTATCACAAGAGATTCCAAGTGCTCACCGTATCCGTTTTGTAGGACAACGGTGGATGAATGATGCGCTTCTGTCTTGTTGCAGCACCAAAGATTACtgcttatgaaattgagaaagtgGTAAGACAGAATAAAAGGAGAAAATGTAAGGATGTAAGCCACACTGACAGCTACTCTTTCCATGAGATTGACTCCTCGTCAATGGGCTCTTGCTCTCTTAACCCGTTCTCCACGCAGGTGAAGAAAGAACACTGAATCTGGACTAGCTTGTCAAATCAGTCCTACTAGGCCGAGGAAATAAAACACAGCAATAATTTCGCCGTGCCGGGGTCCAAGCTAGGCCACCAGCTAGCGGCAGTGAAGAGGCTTCTCAGGCCATCCCACCCGAGAAAGAGACTTCCGTGGAGGTGTCCAAGCCAGGCCGTTCTACTTCATCGACGTCGGCATCAAAAGGTCATCCCCGTCTCTCTCACCCCGCCAAGGTGAATGGGTTGGCTCTTCGTCCTGTTCACTGAGATCTTCTGTGCAACAGCTCGCACGTGTTTGCCAGGCGGGCTGCTTCGACCATGTGTCATTTCCTCCTCTCTTTTTTATGCGCACAGGCGAAGGGCTGACGGAGGAAGAGGATAATGTGGGTCCGACCACATGGCGAGGCGGCTGCTGCGTGCGGGCCACAGTGTTACGGTGACCCGTCAAGAGCTGAAATCTGGATAGAATACgatgatggatttttttttttttttttggccacTGCAACATCTCATTGATGGTTGAAAAGCCCTTGAATCCGAAGTAATGGTATGTCACCTGACTTCTTTcgtttttagtaataatatataaTCAATATTTGGTTTAAATTTATTCTTATCATAcaaaatatatgtttttttttttgcaaaggatAAAGAAGGAATTTTTTCAAATGTCCTCCTTTTTTTGTATCCTTTAGTTGGAGAATGCTTCGGTCACGTCTGACATCACACGCTTGATTCCACTGGTTTGCTCTCCGGGGACGTGAGATCAACCAAAGCAAATTCCAGGCACGCGATCAATAGCGGAGGGACCTTTCCACACGTGGCTGACAGATGGCGCTCCGCATACCAGTCTAACGATCGGACGGCTCCGCGAGGATCATGGAACGACAACCCTCCCGACCACACGTTGACCACGTTGACGAAGCCGAAGAGGAGGAGGATAAAACAATCCACGCTGGGGGCCCATTCCCGTCGTTTTAGGCGGGTGGGTTTTGCTTCCCCGGGCCCCACTCGTGCCAGCCGCCGCAAAACAACGGACGGGATGGCGCCACGTCTGCCGCAACCCTTGCCGCACCACAAGAGCCACGCCCGACAGATTATTAATATATGTCACCGAATGAGATCATCATCGTGCAGTACGACTCAACGACAATATCTCTTCACAACAGACATACAGTGCAATGGTAACATTTCCGCCGCTTACGGTACTCGCTTGGTATAACACACTAATACTCCGGTTTTAACTGGATGAGAGATCGAAAAGACCCCTGTTGAAGGGTAGTATTGTCATTTAAGACATTGGAAGCTGCAGCCTCGAACAGGAAGAAGTCCGCGTCGAACTCGGCGAACTCGTCCCCGGCCGCCTCGCCGCACGGCCGTCTCGGCAGGTAGAACTCGCCTGTGTACTGCGGCGGGTCGATGCTGAACCCGAAGGCGTCGACGTCGCCGTAGCCGAGGAAGTCGAACGGCGTCTGGTCGGCGCCGTTGCGGAGGACGGAGGTCGGGGAGGGGAACGGGTTGTCCGAGGCGTCGTCCCTGGCGGAGGAGGTGGATTCGCTGCCTTCGACGCCAGCCGACGTGTCCTTCACGACGGGGAAGTTGGTCACGGCCTTGGCGCCCTTCAGCCTGACGGCCGCGTCGTCGTACACGGCGGCCGCCTCCTCCGCGGTGTCGAAGGTACCGAGCCACACCCGCTTCCGCCGCGTCGGGTCGCGGATCTCCGCCGCCCACCTGCCCCAGGGCCTCTGCCGTACGCCTCGGAACCGCTTCCGGCAGCTGGGGTTCACCGCCCTCATGGGCGGCCGCCGTTTGAGCGGCGCGCGGCAGGGGTCGGCCGCGATCCCGATCTCCAGGACATGCCTCTTCACGCGGCGACATGCGGTCCCGGAAGGCCCCTCGTCATcgctggaagaggaatcagtagcgTCGGCGTCGGTGCAGTGGATGAGCACGAGCCTCTCCCGGCGACCACTCGTCGCCGCCGGTACCGTCTTTCTGGTGGTGGTGACTTTCTCGGAGAACTTCACCGCGGCGCCGAGGACCGTCGGATTCATAGCACGAAGCCACGGATCAGACGGCCGGCGGCAAACTCGCAGTATCATCAACCACGTCAAAGCCAAAAagagaccccccccccccccccctctctcactTCAACGACTCCCGATCGAAGTAACCAGAAGCGAGTTCATCCTCTTTCCGGATCACAGACCGACAAGGTTTTAACGAGGGTTTATTCCGGAGACCAAGCAAGGATAAGGAAGGAGGAGAGAGAAGGCGAAGCCCGAGCGAAGCAACGGGAGACGAGGGGGGCATTTAACGACGGTCGAACCCTCCAGGGGCTCATAATTATGAAATACCCAAACTACCCCTAATCTGTCTCCATATGGCCAAAACTGCGCCACCGATGAGTACGCGCTGCAGCACGAATCTCGAAGTGCACCCGAATGGCAACCAAGcatataaaatactaaatataagAAAAGGAATGGAAGAGCGGACGGAAAAGGCATCGGCTGCAGGGCTTGGGATTTGTCCGCGCACGTGAGGTGACGTTCACAGCACCAGCTTTGTGTCGCGATACAAGCCACGAGAGAGCAGGAAATGACCCTTAAAAAACTAATGGAAAGTTCCACGAATGCCTCCAACTTTCCGGATCCGACAGAGAACGAACGCTTTAGCAGATCCGGCgcgtcataatgtcagattcgccAACCTATGACTCACGATGTTCCAGGCTAAATAGTTGGCGGATTCaatcatatgatatatatatattttttctttctttggatattttttataattaatctaaaaaataaaatcagaATATTCTAGAAGGTGCCATGTTAGCTTACTAACATTAAAAAATGTTATTTAAATaaagtataattaattaaaagtatCCTGTCCTGTGCATCGATGAAGTAACATCCGATGGATTCTTCGTCCGCCGGTTGAGAGATTTTACATTGATGTCAGTCCACAACCAAGGAATCTTTTCAGGTCAGCAGTGTGAGGTGGAAGACCCGCACAAAGATTTCTTTCTTCAAAGTTTCTCTCGCATGGAAAGTACAAATAAGTTATTCATGACTGATGAAGGGTGATCAAAATGACGGCCTACTAATTATGAGCCTTCCACTAATTAAGACAGTGGTAGGCCACTGTATGTCTAGATTTATCTCTTCTTGTGAGACATGACGGATGCGACAAGCCTCGTTCATGATTAATTTGCTCCTATTTTTCacaaagaaaaatatgttaaaattcttcttaatagAAAGATTGATAGTGTTTATATTCGTTCTAATGACTCATTAATCTGATGAAGCTGAATCGTAGAAATCTATGGTATGTGTAGTTTTTGctagaaaaaggaagaaatctAAAAGATACTGTCATCTTATTCGAACAAAATTAGATGTACAGTAGTCATACAGTAATGGCAGGCAAGACTGTTATCAATGTCAAAAAAAATCAGTGTTGTCGGCGCTGAGATCACATTAGAAGATCAAGCTGATGTTGAAGACTTTCGGTGATTGGGTTTGGCCTGGAGAAATGGTCATCGACTCCATGACATACAGCATACTTCAGGCTCACGGAAAGTGCCAGGAATCTTGCACCGTGGCTGCATGCATTTTGCATACACTAAAAGATCAAGCAGATGACCGAGAGGTTGAAGaaagcgcagagagagagagagagagatcactgCATCGTCTTAATGGGGTCACGGCTGGTTCAGATTCATTGGAGGGGTGTGCCAAATTGAGAAGCGAATCTAAGTGGGGAAAGCATTTGCTTGATCTTGTGGTTGTCCTTTTCATGGCAGGGTAAGATAAAAGAGTCAATCGAGAATCAATGTCATACCTTATCTGAAACATTCTTTTGTCTGACATGAGTACACAGATATTACAATCTTAAAAACGTGGTTGAATTAGTCCAAATCTATCTTCCCATAAATAAATAGTAATATTCTTTCGtgttgaataaaaaaatattataaattaaaatacttgtataaatataaaattgagatattataaattatttatctgactagttatatatatatatatatatatatatatatatatatattcaacctgttcaatttgaagttacaCCGAAGAGAGTCGTTCTTCTTTCTCT belongs to Musa acuminata AAA Group cultivar baxijiao chromosome BXJ1-11, Cavendish_Baxijiao_AAA, whole genome shotgun sequence and includes:
- the LOC103972357 gene encoding pathogenesis-related genes transcriptional activator PTI6-like produces the protein MILRVCRRPSDPWLRAMNPTVLGAAVKFSEKVTTTRKTVPAATSGRRERLVLIHCTDADATDSSSSDDEGPSGTACRRVKRHVLEIGIAADPCRAPLKRRPPMRAVNPSCRKRFRGVRQRPWGRWAAEIRDPTRRKRVWLGTFDTAEEAAAVYDDAAVRLKGAKAVTNFPVVKDTSAGVEGSESTSSARDDASDNPFPSPTSVLRNGADQTPFDFLGYGDVDAFGFSIDPPQYTGEFYLPRRPCGEAAGDEFAEFDADFFLFEAAASNVLNDNTTLQQGSFRSLIQLKPEY